Proteins encoded by one window of Chrysiogenes arsenatis DSM 11915:
- a CDS encoding NUDIX hydrolase, with translation MGKYLELKYAEGGWEYVSRVNCRGAVIILVYHQDRDEYLMVEQYRPPVQQRVLEFPAGLIDGNDTPMATALRELEEEAGITLTDEQLIPLGIVYSSVGMTDEKIWFYAVTITHSTPMRPLNLQGAESHHGLVTRWANENDILQSVAAKAISIYARFRAWQHNPNLIFPEH, from the coding sequence ATGGGAAAATACCTTGAACTGAAATATGCTGAGGGGGGCTGGGAATATGTCAGCCGCGTCAATTGCCGTGGTGCGGTCATTATTCTGGTGTATCACCAAGATCGCGATGAATACCTGATGGTGGAGCAATACCGTCCGCCCGTGCAGCAGCGCGTACTGGAATTTCCTGCCGGGCTCATCGATGGCAATGACACCCCTATGGCCACGGCGCTGAGAGAACTTGAAGAAGAAGCAGGGATTACGCTCACGGATGAACAACTTATTCCGCTTGGCATCGTGTATAGCTCCGTTGGTATGACCGACGAAAAAATCTGGTTTTATGCCGTTACCATCACTCATTCCACGCCGATGCGTCCCCTTAATCTGCAAGGGGCTGAATCACATCATGGTTTGGTCACGCGCTGGGCAAACGAAAACGATATTTTGCAGAGCGTGGCCGCTAAAGCTATTTCGATTTATGCCCGTTTTCGCGCGTGGCAACACAACCCCAATCTCATTTTTCCGGAGCACTGA
- a CDS encoding lysophospholipid acyltransferase family protein: MSPLYLLYIKFTCWCVWHYLTTLNRCQFIGLEHIPPATSPALFLANHISQYETLAIPAAVVLNQRRFSIRAAAKEELLHAPVIGWIMRSFKIIPVKRGRAAKAFASIISHVQQGISVMIFPEGTRSKDGKLGSANRGMGKLMIDTGVPIVPIHVSGFRDWKPFRLGQRAIVRFGVPYIPAIPEEITPEAERAVLQKLADDAMATIAQLAPAVDATHSPTLIPNSDS; encoded by the coding sequence ATGTCACCACTTTATTTGCTCTATATCAAATTTACCTGTTGGTGTGTATGGCACTATTTGACCACTCTTAACCGGTGCCAGTTTATTGGGCTGGAACATATTCCCCCAGCCACGTCACCTGCACTTTTCTTGGCAAACCATATCAGCCAGTACGAAACACTGGCCATCCCCGCCGCTGTTGTGTTGAATCAACGGCGCTTTTCCATCCGTGCTGCTGCCAAAGAAGAACTGCTTCACGCTCCTGTCATCGGCTGGATTATGCGCAGTTTTAAAATTATCCCAGTCAAGCGTGGTCGCGCGGCAAAAGCCTTTGCCAGTATTATCAGTCATGTACAACAAGGAATTTCCGTCATGATTTTTCCGGAAGGAACTCGCTCGAAAGATGGGAAACTCGGCAGCGCCAATCGCGGCATGGGGAAGTTAATGATCGATACCGGTGTCCCGATCGTGCCGATTCATGTTTCAGGATTTCGCGACTGGAAGCCCTTCCGGCTTGGACAACGCGCCATCGTCCGCTTTGGTGTTCCCTATATTCCTGCCATTCCCGAAGAAATTACGCCGGAAGCGGAGCGGGCGGTACTGCAAAAACTTGCCGACGACGCCATGGCGACTATCGCGCAATTGGCACCCGCCGTAGACGCAACGCATTCCCCAACACTGATACCGAACTCAGACTCATAG
- a CDS encoding non-ribosomal peptide synthetase yields the protein MISKANVKNIYPLTPLQEGILFHDLYDGGAAYFEQLCYRLRGSFDVECFRFAWDELVRRHDVLRTIFVHKDTPRPLQIVLKEWRIEFTVVDSRALIPHEAQQRIDILKQNDRRRPFLPSKEPLTRITVILLCANEVEVIWSHHHIILDGWSVGILQSELLDIYAAQLHGKSHVLAPPIPFSHYVTWIEKQDTAASQHFWQEMLDGFPQATGLPQCPTTENPNASRMDFIWQLDPQRTAQLTTIAATSGVTLNVLVQTVWSILLSRYNGTDDVVFAATVSGRPEGLRGVETMVGLFINAVPVRIRLQPTATLPHVLHTVQRDTLAAARHHWCSLAEIQAATPLRQGLLDHILIFENYPLDERLHTTEATAACGFTMLRAELHENTNYPFELSVVPSTALTFRMGYDPNIYAPALIERIAWSLEFLFDQVVEQPARLIAEFSVLAPQHIHEITAEFNTPPKPFAHVTVADLLTQQALATPDRIALVCESRRLAYRELHQSANRVANFLLQQFSVKADQVVAILMDRSERMVAALYGIIQAGAAYLPLDPTFPAARTAYMLQDSGCRIVMTEAKHRHLLFSQADQLAIVELDTLPDTATTEPHRIIAPENLLYLMYTSGSTGLPKGVMLEHRHVVSFLQNMTQTYGLTAEDTLLALTTITFDISVLELICPLMLGMTIVVANDTDANSPSQAVALLQRERVTVLQVTPSRLKLMLESSDIAAFAELNALLVGGEPLPESMFQQLQALHNTALFNVYGPTEATIWSTTKRLNGAATLTIGTPLIDEEVLILAPDSTLQPVGVWGEICIGGQGVARGYWQRPELTSERFTQHPLRPAERIYRTGDSGRWLPCGELQCGGRLDTQVKVRGYRIEIGEIEHALLALAGVQTAVVRVVDMNGVNEIAAYLVSDQTPMPTPHELRAQLSTTLPDYMLPTWYIPIDAIPLTPNGKTDRNALPHPSHAAPRHSDTSATTEPYSETERRLAQIWQRILGIDHVGRHDSFFDLGGHSIKAIRMGTAIAKEFGQEIPLSLIFAHPTIATFAQTLTSQNSTTDMLQPLAQREWYPASAGQRRMWVLQQMAPESPAYTMPLTLKLGGRIDRHALQSACAILVARHESLRTIFAERDGMPVQVVLPSLPDVFSFHDLREVNQPWDTAMRAAADEIAIPFDMTQPSLWRVHLFQTATNEALLLLTMHHSIGDGWSWNILLREWVTAYRAIAGGATPTFAPLAIQYKEWADHQHSAMATTRFAAMRRYWQSLFAAIPAPLELSLDFPRPRIRREDGASTTFTLEPAVVSALHSLAAKREATLFMGLLAILNTLLFRLSGQSDLTVGIPVAGRPHHALEGVVGFFVNTLALRNQLEGTAPFTELLDQIRSNALAAYEHQLYPFDTLVGELALPRDTARTPLFDVMAVLHETGAELPTPPDLSITAVPALLEYSRFDLTWNFSPQPDGSLQLLLEYATALFRPETAQRMAARFVQLVRAVTEAPAASLQDLQLLPASEQAELQQQAAGTTHPDPVHTTMSEQFRHHAAQAPDAVALIAADRTICYGELDRLSDLCAASLQYRYAMGIEEPIGVMTGRNSHLIIALLGVLKSGGVYLPIDSTQPESRIRHILSDSGVRRLLVDHETSPRAATFQSDVTLINIESIVQGETPANVPHSPVASSAAYIIYTSGSTGLPKGVLLEHGGFMNMICDQIRTFGIAPQDRCLLFSSFSFDGAMSEIFLALHAGATLVIASQEQVADPILFSAFLQQREVTVATLPPVYLNALRANGVSLDPLRILITAGEAAIAHDLLAVARDRIVFNAYGPTEASVCSAIHRVDPTHAYHDAIPIGNPMANSELLILDDQLQLVPYGVTGEICVAGPGLARGYIGSPERTAEKFVAHPYRSGARLYRTGDRGFRTYDGAVQFVGRQDDQVKLRGYRIECGETERALINHPLITGATVLVQGEGSERELVAFLLAESTLETAEVKIFLGQYLPAYMIPSRYHTLATFPQNSNGKVDRQALLRMSRTVENTPQTCTPPTTPMERQLATLWEQILQRTNICRDDSFFDVGGQSIAAMHLVAAIKNQLNLTLPLPFVFRFPTLRAMAQQCEQIRSFCACSREEEPLCLQAGSGISIFAFPPITGYPMVYSGLARSLGDHTFYGFTFLERDDRLQRYRMEIKRLQPQGAITLLGYSSGGNLAFEVAKELEKHGRTVARLILLDSWVRLASRTLSLDSACAEHLDMPLSGEYAMAMEHPQLRALAQQKLYAYLHYIDTTTTEGVVAGDIVLLQAEASELLEGMSQTWGQHTAGAFHVLAGSGTHLTLLDDPWVKTNGSLVKVALDESMKIGQS from the coding sequence ATGATTTCTAAAGCGAATGTCAAAAATATTTACCCCTTAACGCCACTGCAAGAGGGGATTTTATTTCATGATTTGTACGATGGCGGCGCCGCATATTTCGAGCAACTCTGCTACCGATTACGCGGATCGTTTGATGTTGAATGTTTCCGGTTTGCATGGGACGAACTGGTACGCCGTCACGATGTGCTGCGCACCATCTTTGTGCATAAAGATACCCCGCGACCACTGCAAATCGTCTTGAAAGAATGGCGTATTGAGTTCACCGTTGTTGATAGTCGGGCACTCATTCCCCATGAAGCGCAGCAGCGTATTGACATACTCAAGCAAAACGATCGTCGCCGCCCATTCCTCCCCTCCAAAGAGCCACTGACCCGCATCACCGTTATTTTACTGTGCGCCAATGAAGTTGAAGTGATCTGGAGCCATCACCACATCATTCTTGATGGCTGGTCGGTGGGCATTCTCCAAAGCGAATTGCTTGATATCTACGCGGCGCAACTCCATGGAAAATCGCACGTACTCGCGCCACCCATCCCATTTTCCCACTACGTCACGTGGATTGAAAAGCAAGACACCGCCGCCTCACAACACTTTTGGCAGGAAATGCTCGACGGATTTCCTCAAGCAACTGGTTTGCCGCAATGCCCCACCACAGAAAATCCAAACGCCTCACGGATGGATTTCATCTGGCAGCTTGACCCCCAGCGCACGGCACAGCTCACTACTATTGCGGCAACAAGCGGCGTCACCCTGAACGTACTGGTGCAAACCGTGTGGAGCATCCTGCTGAGTCGGTATAATGGCACCGATGATGTCGTCTTTGCCGCCACCGTGTCGGGTCGTCCCGAAGGGTTGCGCGGTGTCGAAACAATGGTCGGGCTCTTTATTAACGCTGTGCCGGTGCGGATCCGTCTCCAGCCGACGGCGACATTGCCACACGTACTGCACACCGTTCAGCGCGACACACTGGCCGCCGCGCGCCACCATTGGTGTTCGTTGGCCGAAATCCAGGCCGCCACCCCACTGCGTCAGGGGCTACTCGATCACATCCTGATTTTTGAAAACTACCCTCTTGACGAGCGACTGCACACCACTGAGGCGACAGCAGCCTGCGGCTTTACCATGCTCCGTGCTGAGCTTCACGAAAATACCAACTACCCCTTTGAGCTTTCGGTTGTGCCGAGTACCGCGCTCACCTTTCGCATGGGATATGACCCAAATATCTACGCCCCGGCACTGATAGAACGCATCGCTTGGTCGTTGGAATTCCTTTTTGATCAAGTCGTGGAGCAGCCAGCGCGTTTAATAGCCGAGTTTTCTGTACTTGCGCCGCAACATATTCACGAAATAACTGCGGAGTTCAACACACCTCCGAAACCCTTTGCGCACGTAACCGTGGCCGATCTCCTGACACAACAAGCCCTGGCCACGCCCGACCGGATAGCATTAGTCTGTGAATCGCGCCGCCTTGCCTATCGCGAACTCCACCAATCCGCCAACCGCGTTGCCAATTTCCTGCTCCAGCAGTTTTCGGTAAAGGCTGATCAAGTCGTTGCCATTTTGATGGATCGTTCAGAACGGATGGTTGCCGCCCTCTACGGAATAATTCAGGCGGGAGCCGCCTACTTGCCGCTTGACCCGACATTTCCCGCCGCGCGCACAGCGTACATGCTGCAAGACAGCGGCTGCCGCATCGTAATGACAGAAGCCAAGCATCGCCATCTTCTGTTCAGTCAAGCTGACCAACTGGCAATTGTCGAACTCGACACTCTCCCTGATACCGCCACCACCGAGCCCCATCGCATTATTGCCCCTGAGAATCTGCTCTACCTCATGTATACCTCGGGCTCCACCGGACTCCCTAAAGGGGTGATGCTGGAGCACCGCCATGTAGTGAGTTTTCTACAAAATATGACCCAAACATATGGGCTCACCGCAGAAGATACGCTTCTCGCCTTAACCACGATTACCTTTGATATCTCGGTGCTAGAGCTGATTTGCCCACTGATGCTTGGCATGACCATCGTTGTAGCCAATGACACCGACGCCAATAGCCCATCGCAAGCCGTGGCGCTGCTGCAACGCGAGCGGGTTACTGTTTTGCAGGTAACCCCTTCACGACTCAAACTGATGCTTGAAAGCAGCGATATCGCCGCTTTCGCCGAGCTGAACGCCTTACTGGTCGGCGGCGAGCCATTACCGGAATCAATGTTTCAGCAGTTGCAAGCACTCCACAACACAGCATTATTTAACGTGTATGGCCCCACCGAAGCGACCATTTGGTCAACCACGAAACGGCTGAATGGAGCCGCCACGCTCACCATCGGCACGCCACTCATTGACGAAGAGGTGTTGATCCTTGCACCCGATAGCACGCTTCAGCCCGTTGGCGTTTGGGGCGAAATTTGCATTGGCGGTCAGGGCGTCGCGCGTGGCTATTGGCAGCGTCCAGAGTTAACCAGCGAACGCTTTACACAACACCCACTTCGTCCCGCCGAACGGATCTACCGCACCGGCGACAGCGGGCGCTGGCTTCCCTGCGGCGAACTGCAATGTGGTGGGCGGCTCGATACTCAGGTAAAAGTGCGCGGTTACCGCATCGAAATTGGAGAAATCGAGCACGCCCTTCTGGCACTTGCCGGCGTACAAACAGCGGTGGTGCGTGTTGTTGACATGAATGGCGTCAATGAAATCGCTGCGTACCTTGTGTCTGACCAAACCCCCATGCCGACACCACACGAATTGCGCGCGCAACTCAGCACCACACTTCCGGACTACATGCTCCCCACGTGGTATATTCCTATTGATGCCATACCACTGACGCCCAACGGCAAAACCGACCGTAACGCCTTGCCGCACCCCAGTCACGCCGCACCACGCCACAGTGATACCTCTGCTACAACCGAACCGTACTCCGAAACCGAGCGACGCCTCGCCCAAATCTGGCAGCGTATTCTGGGAATCGACCATGTGGGACGACACGACTCTTTCTTTGATCTTGGTGGGCACAGCATCAAAGCCATCCGCATGGGCACCGCCATCGCCAAAGAATTTGGCCAAGAGATCCCTCTCTCGCTGATTTTCGCCCATCCCACCATTGCCACCTTTGCCCAGACTCTCACGAGCCAAAATAGTACTACCGATATGCTCCAACCACTGGCACAACGGGAGTGGTATCCCGCATCAGCTGGGCAACGGCGCATGTGGGTGTTGCAGCAGATGGCGCCTGAATCGCCCGCCTACACCATGCCGCTCACCCTCAAGCTCGGTGGCCGTATTGATCGCCACGCCCTGCAATCGGCCTGCGCCATACTGGTGGCGCGCCATGAATCGTTACGGACGATCTTCGCTGAGCGCGACGGCATGCCAGTGCAAGTCGTGCTCCCATCACTGCCAGATGTTTTTTCTTTCCATGATCTGCGCGAAGTCAACCAACCGTGGGATACGGCGATGCGCGCTGCGGCAGACGAAATTGCCATACCGTTCGATATGACCCAACCCTCACTCTGGCGGGTGCACCTCTTCCAGACTGCAACCAACGAAGCGTTGCTGCTGCTGACCATGCACCACAGCATTGGCGATGGCTGGTCGTGGAATATCCTCCTGCGCGAATGGGTCACGGCCTACCGCGCTATCGCTGGAGGAGCAACGCCGACCTTCGCGCCCCTCGCCATTCAGTACAAGGAGTGGGCGGATCACCAACATTCCGCGATGGCCACCACACGTTTTGCCGCCATGCGGCGCTACTGGCAGAGTCTCTTTGCCGCAATACCCGCGCCGCTGGAACTCTCGCTCGATTTTCCCCGTCCCCGCATTCGCCGCGAGGATGGAGCGTCGACGACATTTACCCTTGAGCCAGCCGTGGTATCAGCACTCCATTCACTTGCGGCAAAACGCGAAGCCACCCTGTTTATGGGATTGCTGGCCATACTCAATACGTTACTTTTCCGCCTGAGTGGCCAAAGCGATCTCACCGTTGGTATTCCCGTCGCCGGTCGACCGCACCATGCTCTCGAAGGGGTTGTGGGTTTTTTTGTGAATACCTTGGCGCTACGCAACCAACTTGAAGGGACGGCTCCGTTTACAGAACTGCTCGACCAAATTCGGAGCAACGCTCTGGCGGCCTATGAGCATCAACTCTACCCTTTCGATACTTTGGTCGGTGAGCTTGCGCTGCCGCGAGACACTGCACGCACCCCGCTGTTCGATGTTATGGCAGTATTGCACGAAACCGGTGCCGAGCTCCCAACGCCGCCTGACCTCAGCATTACCGCCGTACCAGCGCTCTTGGAATATAGCCGTTTTGATCTGACGTGGAATTTTTCACCTCAACCCGATGGCAGTTTGCAACTGCTGCTTGAATATGCCACCGCACTGTTCCGACCTGAAACCGCGCAAAGGATGGCCGCCCGTTTTGTGCAATTAGTCCGCGCGGTTACCGAAGCTCCTGCCGCATCGCTGCAAGATTTGCAGCTCCTCCCCGCCAGCGAACAGGCCGAGTTGCAGCAACAGGCGGCAGGCACCACGCATCCGGACCCCGTCCATACAACCATGAGTGAACAATTCCGGCACCACGCCGCACAGGCTCCCGACGCCGTTGCGCTTATCGCCGCTGACCGTACGATTTGCTATGGCGAACTCGATCGTCTTTCGGATCTCTGCGCCGCCTCCCTGCAATATCGCTATGCGATGGGCATTGAAGAGCCAATTGGCGTGATGACTGGGCGCAATTCACACCTCATCATCGCCCTACTGGGCGTGTTAAAAAGCGGTGGTGTCTACCTGCCGATTGATTCCACGCAACCCGAAAGTCGCATTCGGCACATCTTGAGCGATAGCGGCGTGCGCCGCCTGCTGGTCGATCATGAAACGAGCCCACGTGCCGCAACCTTTCAGAGCGACGTGACGCTCATCAACATCGAATCGATCGTGCAAGGCGAAACTCCGGCAAACGTGCCCCATTCGCCAGTAGCTTCGTCAGCGGCCTATATCATTTATACCTCTGGCTCAACTGGACTCCCGAAAGGCGTTTTGCTGGAGCATGGTGGTTTTATGAACATGATTTGCGATCAGATTCGCACCTTTGGCATTGCCCCCCAGGATCGCTGCCTCTTGTTTTCATCGTTCTCATTTGACGGAGCGATGTCGGAAATTTTCCTCGCCTTGCATGCTGGCGCGACCCTGGTGATCGCCAGTCAGGAACAGGTGGCCGACCCCATACTCTTTTCGGCGTTTCTCCAGCAACGTGAAGTTACCGTAGCGACCTTACCGCCCGTCTACCTCAACGCATTGCGCGCCAATGGTGTATCGCTTGATCCACTGCGGATACTTATCACGGCGGGCGAAGCCGCCATCGCGCACGACCTGTTGGCGGTAGCACGTGACCGAATCGTGTTTAACGCCTACGGACCGACCGAAGCTTCGGTATGCAGCGCCATTCACCGCGTCGATCCGACCCATGCTTACCATGATGCCATCCCCATCGGAAACCCAATGGCGAACAGCGAGCTCTTGATTCTTGACGACCAACTCCAGCTCGTTCCCTACGGTGTTACTGGGGAAATTTGTGTCGCGGGGCCAGGATTGGCACGCGGTTACATTGGGAGTCCAGAGCGAACGGCAGAAAAGTTTGTGGCACATCCCTATCGTTCTGGTGCACGCCTGTATCGCACTGGCGACCGAGGATTTCGTACCTATGACGGCGCCGTTCAGTTTGTCGGTCGTCAGGATGATCAAGTGAAACTCCGAGGCTACCGGATAGAGTGTGGCGAAACCGAACGTGCCTTGATCAACCACCCTTTGATTACGGGTGCAACGGTGCTCGTGCAGGGCGAGGGAAGCGAACGGGAGCTCGTTGCGTTTCTGCTTGCTGAGTCCACTTTAGAAACGGCTGAGGTGAAAATATTTCTAGGCCAGTATCTCCCGGCGTATATGATCCCATCGCGCTACCATACCCTTGCCACCTTCCCACAAAACAGTAACGGCAAAGTTGACCGCCAAGCTCTGTTGCGGATGTCACGTACGGTTGAAAATACGCCCCAAACGTGCACGCCACCAACGACCCCAATGGAGCGTCAGTTGGCCACGCTATGGGAACAAATTTTACAGCGCACCAACATATGCCGCGACGATTCTTTTTTTGATGTAGGTGGGCAGAGCATTGCCGCGATGCACTTGGTAGCCGCCATCAAAAACCAACTCAATCTGACGCTCCCCTTGCCATTCGTGTTTCGTTTTCCAACTCTCCGAGCCATGGCGCAGCAGTGCGAACAGATTCGCTCCTTTTGTGCCTGTAGCCGTGAAGAGGAACCACTCTGCTTGCAAGCAGGATCAGGTATATCCATCTTTGCCTTCCCTCCCATTACCGGCTATCCTATGGTGTACTCTGGGTTGGCACGCTCACTTGGCGATCATACTTTCTATGGCTTTACGTTTTTAGAGCGTGACGATCGCTTGCAACGCTACCGGATGGAAATCAAACGCCTTCAGCCCCAAGGAGCAATTACGCTGCTGGGCTATTCGAGTGGCGGAAATCTGGCTTTTGAAGTTGCTAAAGAGCTGGAAAAGCATGGACGTACCGTTGCGCGGTTGATACTGCTGGATAGTTGGGTTCGCCTTGCTTCGCGCACTCTCTCTCTTGACTCAGCGTGTGCCGAACACCTTGATATGCCGCTTTCTGGTGAATATGCCATGGCCATGGAGCACCCGCAGCTTCGCGCGCTCGCCCAGCAAAAACTGTATGCCTACCTCCATTATATTGACACGACAACTACCGAAGGGGTGGTTGCCGGCGATATTGTGTTACTTCAGGCGGAAGCGTCCGAACTACTGGAGGGGATGTCGCAAACATGGGGGCAGCACACTGCGGGAGCCTTTCATGTGTTGGCAGGGAGTGGCACCCACCTGACTCTGTTGGACGATCCTTGGGTGAAAACGAATGGGTCGCTCGTCAAAGTTGCGCTTGATGAATCGATGAAAATCGGGCAGTCTTAG
- a CDS encoding motility associated factor glycosyltransferase family protein, protein MSIEEKIVTADKIGYDQQIYKNNLKALKQCRPDLAKLIEKTPLTNRYGISLYENNIPRLHLRDGDEWKSLSGPFGENPVTYCEQECFDQMKPYSRTMIFLGHGIGYHLAGFFNHPDKMETSSIVVIERDPEVLKIAIGCVDLIPYFAQKNIHYIVGIESQELYPLFWNLIMEFQWLMLQARSTSYMIMPNLFSIAKDYYLGAVKAYNQALTQTMVFFGNDPHDALVGIENMILNLKHIADNPGINSCFNKFKSVPAIIAATGPSLKKQLPLLKQVYDQGQAIILAPESSLGPLTSAGIRPHIVTSLERVDNVLKLIEGFDFGDDMFFAAAPIVVPEVYEACKGRKLICYRGYKQFSWLQIDRGLLYIKGSAANMGFNIATTLGCDPIILIGQDLAYGPGGQTHAEGMVLGHHQGIYVPKNRKDLVQLPGYYGGEVPSNAIWQLFLNHYKTDIYDAVKQGTTVINATEGGAYIEGADHIPFQTAIEAHLATQPHHEIVEILTKAADSAVLTPKDDLLRVASRLEQAIAVTDANLEALTKASDHAQEILLKYKDYVYDNATAEDYNPKEIFKDYRDLEIKRAATRAMRDEHYVALVLPIIQAPMIRFESQYLNMPDAFDNPREGQINSILTSDSYYDEVIPLVKMVRDTLAAGKEQALQDAASYT, encoded by the coding sequence ATGTCGATAGAGGAAAAAATTGTTACCGCAGATAAAATCGGCTATGACCAGCAAATCTATAAGAACAACCTCAAAGCGCTCAAGCAATGTCGCCCAGATCTCGCCAAACTCATCGAAAAAACTCCTCTCACCAATCGTTATGGCATCTCCCTCTATGAGAATAATATTCCCCGTCTTCACCTGCGTGATGGTGACGAGTGGAAATCACTGAGCGGCCCATTTGGCGAAAACCCTGTCACCTATTGCGAGCAAGAATGTTTTGATCAGATGAAGCCCTACTCGCGCACCATGATTTTTCTTGGTCATGGCATCGGATATCATCTTGCTGGATTCTTCAACCATCCCGATAAAATGGAAACCAGCAGTATTGTAGTGATTGAACGCGATCCCGAAGTGCTGAAAATAGCCATAGGATGTGTTGATTTAATCCCCTATTTTGCGCAGAAAAATATTCACTACATTGTTGGCATCGAAAGTCAGGAACTCTACCCGCTTTTTTGGAATCTCATCATGGAATTCCAGTGGCTGATGCTTCAAGCCCGCTCAACCTCGTACATGATTATGCCGAACCTTTTTTCTATCGCGAAAGACTACTACCTCGGCGCGGTCAAAGCTTACAACCAAGCACTCACGCAAACGATGGTGTTTTTTGGCAACGATCCGCACGATGCTCTCGTCGGAATCGAAAACATGATCCTCAATCTCAAACACATCGCCGATAACCCCGGCATCAATAGTTGTTTTAATAAGTTCAAAAGCGTACCCGCCATTATTGCCGCCACCGGTCCTAGCCTGAAAAAACAACTCCCGCTGCTCAAACAAGTCTACGACCAAGGTCAAGCCATAATCCTCGCTCCCGAATCGTCACTTGGACCACTCACCAGTGCCGGTATCCGTCCGCATATCGTGACCTCGCTCGAACGGGTCGACAACGTGCTGAAACTGATCGAAGGCTTTGACTTTGGCGATGATATGTTTTTTGCTGCTGCCCCCATCGTCGTGCCAGAAGTGTATGAAGCGTGCAAAGGGCGTAAGCTGATTTGCTATCGTGGCTATAAGCAGTTTAGCTGGCTCCAGATTGATCGCGGCCTGCTCTACATTAAAGGCTCAGCGGCCAACATGGGCTTTAACATCGCCACCACCCTTGGCTGTGATCCGATTATCCTGATTGGCCAAGATCTGGCCTACGGCCCCGGCGGGCAAACCCACGCCGAAGGGATGGTACTCGGTCATCATCAAGGGATCTATGTCCCTAAAAATCGTAAAGACTTGGTGCAGCTCCCGGGCTATTATGGTGGCGAGGTTCCGTCGAACGCCATCTGGCAACTTTTCTTGAACCACTATAAAACAGATATTTATGATGCCGTTAAACAAGGAACGACCGTCATTAACGCCACCGAAGGCGGGGCGTATATTGAAGGCGCTGACCATATCCCGTTTCAAACAGCGATTGAAGCGCACCTCGCCACACAGCCCCACCATGAAATAGTCGAAATTTTAACCAAAGCTGCCGATAGCGCTGTTTTGACCCCCAAAGACGATCTCCTGCGTGTCGCCAGCCGACTCGAACAGGCGATTGCCGTGACCGACGCTAACCTCGAAGCGTTGACAAAGGCCAGCGACCATGCTCAGGAAATTCTTTTGAAATACAAGGATTACGTCTACGACAACGCAACAGCAGAGGATTACAATCCCAAGGAAATTTTCAAAGATTACCGCGACCTCGAAATCAAGCGCGCTGCCACCAGAGCCATGCGCGACGAGCATTACGTCGCCCTCGTACTCCCCATCATCCAAGCCCCAATGATCCGTTTTGAGTCGCAATACCTCAACATGCCAGACGCCTTTGACAATCCGCGCGAAGGGCAAATCAACTCCATTCTGACCAGTGACAGTTACTACGACGAAGTCATCCCACTGGTCAAAATGGTACGCGACACACTCGCCGCCGGGAAAGAACAAGCCTTACAAGACGCCGCCAGTTATACGTAA